From one Leifsonia soli genomic stretch:
- a CDS encoding S53 family peptidase, protein MAQRTTGSLHKRALGIIATTSAVVALSLAGASAANAADRVTYAGSVPSWATAANDAGAAPADATVEGEIYLPLRDQAGAEALAKAVSNPLDRGYRKALNPKQWIDRFSPTQADSDAVVSFLKAAGLTISAVPASRQYVVFRGTPDQLGSIFGTSLHAFNYAGRQLVAPASAPSLPTSIGGKVSGVSIEQSRTLTRPDSIKQGDLGPSGAPQVARKAAAAPVIQTPCSHYYGEHTVTVPPAYNGNTQYSTYNCGYTPQQLRSAYGLNDLGKRGINGSGQTVAIIDAYASPTIVKDVNSYSQQNGEPGLTNSSYQQLVPSPSEFVDQELCQYPSGWQGEQTLDVESVHAVAPGARILYVGGFNCGGGLDVAMSKILDNKLANIVSNSYGNVGEAVPADVIQGEVNLQLQAAGEGIGLYFSSGDNGDEVANLGYPSPDFPASSPWVTSVGGTSTGIDKNGKIAWETGWGDQFDQIVKNADGTLSYAQPLPGTRFVGGAGGGTSAVFAQPGYQRGIVPAALANGKRVSPDVAALADPYTGFLIGIRPIIDDTTLATGDYINETYGGTSLASPIVAAQIAIVQQATRSTIGFANPTLYGVKRILPNAFRDVLPQNPTQALVYTSAISGNTYLVSMDQDTSLKTAKGYDPVTGLGGVSFDLLSWVAQGRH, encoded by the coding sequence ATGGCACAACGCACCACGGGATCCCTCCACAAGAGGGCGCTCGGAATCATCGCCACCACGTCTGCCGTGGTGGCTTTGTCGTTGGCGGGGGCATCGGCGGCGAACGCAGCCGACCGCGTGACCTACGCCGGCTCCGTCCCCTCCTGGGCGACCGCGGCGAACGACGCCGGCGCCGCACCGGCCGACGCGACGGTGGAAGGTGAGATCTACCTTCCGCTCCGCGACCAGGCGGGCGCCGAGGCGCTCGCGAAGGCGGTCTCGAACCCGCTCGACCGCGGCTACCGCAAGGCGCTCAATCCGAAGCAGTGGATCGACAGGTTCTCGCCGACCCAGGCCGACTCGGACGCGGTGGTCAGCTTCCTGAAGGCGGCCGGGCTCACCATCTCCGCCGTCCCGGCCAGCCGCCAGTACGTGGTCTTCCGTGGCACGCCGGACCAGCTCGGCTCCATCTTCGGCACCTCGTTGCACGCGTTCAACTACGCCGGGCGCCAGCTCGTCGCCCCCGCCTCCGCCCCGTCGCTGCCGACCAGCATCGGCGGCAAGGTCTCGGGTGTGAGCATCGAGCAGTCGCGCACGCTGACGCGTCCCGATTCGATCAAGCAGGGCGACCTGGGCCCCTCCGGCGCACCGCAGGTCGCGCGCAAGGCGGCTGCCGCACCGGTCATCCAGACGCCGTGCTCGCACTACTACGGCGAGCACACGGTGACGGTCCCGCCGGCGTACAACGGCAACACGCAGTACAGCACCTACAACTGCGGCTACACCCCGCAGCAGCTGCGCAGCGCGTACGGCCTGAACGACCTCGGCAAGCGCGGCATCAACGGCTCGGGTCAGACGGTGGCGATCATCGACGCCTACGCCAGCCCGACCATCGTCAAGGATGTCAACAGCTACTCGCAGCAGAACGGCGAGCCCGGGCTGACCAACTCCAGCTACCAGCAGCTCGTCCCCAGCCCCAGCGAGTTCGTCGACCAGGAGCTCTGCCAGTACCCGAGCGGATGGCAGGGCGAGCAGACGCTCGACGTCGAGTCGGTGCACGCTGTCGCACCGGGGGCTCGCATCCTCTACGTCGGCGGCTTCAACTGCGGCGGCGGCCTGGATGTGGCCATGTCGAAGATCCTCGACAACAAGCTCGCCAACATCGTCAGCAACAGCTACGGCAACGTGGGCGAGGCGGTTCCGGCCGACGTGATCCAGGGCGAGGTGAACCTGCAGCTCCAGGCCGCGGGCGAGGGCATCGGCCTGTACTTCTCGAGCGGTGACAACGGCGACGAGGTCGCGAACCTCGGCTACCCGTCGCCGGACTTCCCGGCATCCTCCCCGTGGGTGACCTCGGTCGGCGGCACGAGCACCGGCATCGACAAGAACGGCAAGATCGCGTGGGAGACGGGATGGGGCGACCAGTTCGACCAGATCGTCAAGAACGCCGACGGCACGCTCAGCTACGCGCAGCCCCTCCCGGGCACGCGGTTCGTCGGCGGCGCCGGCGGCGGCACGAGCGCGGTGTTCGCACAGCCCGGCTACCAGCGCGGGATCGTCCCCGCTGCGCTCGCGAACGGCAAGCGCGTCTCGCCGGACGTCGCGGCACTCGCCGACCCGTACACCGGGTTCCTGATCGGCATCCGCCCGATCATCGACGACACGACGCTGGCGACCGGCGACTACATCAACGAGACCTACGGCGGAACGTCGCTGGCCTCGCCGATCGTCGCCGCCCAGATCGCGATCGTGCAGCAGGCGACGCGCTCGACCATCGGGTTCGCGAACCCGACGCTGTACGGCGTGAAGCGCATCCTGCCGAACGCGTTCCGCGACGTGCTGCCGCAGAACCCGACGCAGGCGCTGGTCTACACGAGCGCGATCAGCGGCAACACCTACCTGGTGTCGATGGATCAGGACACCTCGCTGAAGACGGCGAAGGGATACGACCCGGTGACCGGCCTCGGCGGTGTCTCCTTCGACCTGCTCAGTTGGGTGGCCCAGGGTAGGCACTAG
- a CDS encoding GNAT family N-acetyltransferase, whose protein sequence is MTVTIRPAVAGDAAALAAVAAATFPLACPPHTTEEAKAAFIATVLSKQRFAEYLADASRRLLIAEDEAGVAVGYTMVNLGDPADADVRGCLRIHPTAELSKCYVLPGHHGEGVASRLMAESLRAGAEAGAGGMWLGVNEENARAQRFYGKHGFERVGAKRFLVGDRYEDDWVMERALP, encoded by the coding sequence GTGACCGTCACCATCCGCCCCGCCGTCGCCGGAGACGCCGCCGCCCTCGCCGCGGTCGCCGCCGCGACCTTCCCGCTCGCCTGCCCGCCGCACACGACCGAGGAGGCGAAGGCGGCGTTCATCGCGACCGTGCTCTCGAAGCAGCGGTTCGCCGAGTACCTCGCCGACGCGTCGCGCCGGCTGCTCATCGCGGAGGACGAGGCGGGCGTCGCGGTCGGATACACCATGGTCAACCTGGGCGACCCGGCGGATGCCGACGTGCGCGGCTGCCTCCGCATCCATCCCACCGCCGAGCTGAGCAAGTGCTATGTGCTGCCCGGCCACCACGGCGAGGGCGTCGCGAGCCGGCTCATGGCCGAGAGCCTGCGGGCGGGCGCCGAAGCGGGAGCCGGGGGGATGTGGCTGGGCGTCAACGAGGAGAACGCCCGAGCGCAGCGCTTCTACGGCAAGCACGGCTTCGAGCGCGTCGGAGCCAAGCGCTTCCTGGTCGGCGACCGCTACGAGGACGACTGGGTGATGGAGCGGGCGCTTCCGTAG
- a CDS encoding NADP-dependent oxidoreductase encodes MPKTMRAALLDAAGDPEALRIGETDYPDRVNAEFLVKVVASSVNPIDAKTRAGRGIYGAIRSFPAVLGHDFSGVVVESPYSAHPIRPGDEVFGMVMVPRLGGSFAEYVSVPSLSVVRKPATLSHIEAAAAPLAALTAWGMVVEVAKAHEGQRMLVHAGSGGVGHFAVQFASYFGAHVIATASGSKASWLRSLGAAEVIDYTTTRFEDVVHDADVVIDLIGNVHDQTGTRSLSVLRPGGLIVNVPTGSWPTFAEEVAAAGVRGTDYKVAPDGSTLAVIARLLESGNVRVHVDQIFSLEQIAEAHHAIESGHTRGKIVLKIAEG; translated from the coding sequence ATGCCGAAGACCATGCGGGCCGCACTTCTGGACGCCGCGGGAGACCCGGAGGCCCTCCGGATCGGTGAGACCGACTACCCGGACCGCGTGAACGCCGAGTTCCTGGTCAAGGTGGTCGCATCGAGCGTGAATCCGATCGACGCGAAGACGCGAGCCGGGCGCGGGATCTACGGCGCCATCCGCTCGTTCCCCGCCGTCCTCGGGCACGACTTCAGCGGGGTCGTGGTGGAATCGCCGTACAGCGCCCATCCCATCCGTCCGGGCGACGAGGTCTTCGGCATGGTCATGGTGCCACGGCTGGGCGGCAGCTTCGCCGAATACGTCTCCGTGCCCTCGCTGAGCGTCGTGCGCAAGCCGGCCACCCTCAGCCACATCGAGGCGGCAGCCGCTCCCCTGGCCGCGCTGACGGCGTGGGGCATGGTGGTCGAGGTCGCGAAGGCCCACGAGGGCCAGCGGATGCTCGTCCACGCGGGCAGCGGTGGAGTCGGCCACTTCGCCGTGCAGTTCGCCTCGTACTTCGGAGCGCACGTCATCGCGACCGCGTCCGGGTCGAAGGCGTCGTGGCTGCGTTCGCTCGGAGCTGCCGAGGTGATCGACTACACGACGACGCGGTTCGAGGATGTCGTGCACGACGCCGATGTGGTGATCGACCTGATCGGCAACGTGCACGACCAGACAGGGACGCGCTCCCTCTCAGTGCTGCGTCCCGGCGGCCTCATCGTCAACGTCCCGACGGGGAGCTGGCCGACGTTCGCAGAAGAGGTCGCCGCCGCCGGCGTGCGCGGCACGGACTACAAGGTCGCGCCGGACGGCAGCACCCTGGCGGTCATCGCCCGCCTGCTGGAGTCGGGGAATGTGCGCGTGCACGTCGACCAGATCTTCTCGCTCGAGCAGATCGCCGAGGCGCACCACGCCATCGAGAGCGGCCACACCCGCGGCAAGATCGTGCTGAAGATCGCCGAGGGCTGA
- a CDS encoding DUF998 domain-containing protein gives MRRLLRIAREPFAVPVLARGWQRAVPILLGIGTLCVLGGLTVIWAARLTVPYPVYVSELGAKGAATSGAFAVALLLIAGGGFAIAVASGHVRSSARVLDRWAPAMTLGFAAVCFVLASQVTCTAYCPVPIVDPKSTVQDLVHTVSAVLGFAAACFAMLQVGFSRKLPRLSRLSRLSCGAVAAITIVGGLLAIVRVGADVGAWLELIGTTVAVAWIAVYAVALTRIPVGVEDAADAADLAPSAATGTGVGAGAEVA, from the coding sequence GTGCGACGACTGCTGCGGATCGCCCGGGAGCCGTTCGCCGTTCCGGTCCTCGCACGCGGCTGGCAGCGCGCCGTCCCCATCCTGCTCGGCATCGGAACCCTCTGCGTCCTGGGTGGGCTGACGGTCATCTGGGCGGCACGGCTGACCGTGCCGTACCCGGTCTACGTGAGCGAACTGGGCGCGAAGGGCGCGGCGACGTCCGGCGCCTTCGCCGTCGCTCTGCTGCTGATCGCCGGTGGCGGGTTCGCGATCGCCGTCGCCAGCGGCCACGTGCGGTCGTCGGCGCGGGTGCTCGACCGGTGGGCGCCGGCGATGACGCTGGGGTTCGCCGCGGTGTGCTTCGTGCTCGCGTCGCAGGTCACCTGCACGGCCTACTGCCCCGTGCCGATCGTCGACCCGAAGTCGACCGTGCAGGATCTGGTGCACACGGTGTCCGCGGTGCTCGGTTTCGCCGCGGCCTGCTTCGCCATGCTGCAGGTGGGATTCAGCCGGAAGCTCCCGCGTCTGTCGCGTCTGTCGCGGCTCAGCTGCGGCGCGGTCGCGGCCATCACGATCGTGGGCGGACTGCTCGCCATCGTCCGGGTCGGCGCCGATGTCGGCGCGTGGCTCGAACTGATCGGCACGACGGTCGCCGTCGCGTGGATCGCGGTCTACGCGGTGGCGCTGACCCGCATCCCCGTCGGGGTGGAGGACGCAGCGGACGCGGCGGACCTGGCGCCGTCGGCCGCGACGGGCACCGGCGTCGGCGCCGGAGCAGAGGTCGCCTGA
- a CDS encoding YqaJ viral recombinase family protein, with protein MTASVGPTRHNGQVLDSAPYRTADLYRPGVLADLSPARPAPVPVVPAVPGQTGHLARVVASSSDRVGWLRARSRGITATDVAKLSSPRSIRAAAHDKLHGTGFSGNVFTQHGRSREPEIAAWVAATHGIEPSDLLFHAERDRRHLATPDGLIARTGGRIELAEIKTTNKPFRSIPRPYLRQIWWQQYVLGAERTLFVWEQHDGFVPLRDEPECRWVDRDDAEIAKLVALAADLIEVLRQATSAPAPTPVPVAADGARSAASAASSTPTGMRVSATA; from the coding sequence GTGACAGCGAGCGTCGGCCCGACGCGGCACAATGGACAGGTGCTCGACTCCGCTCCGTACCGCACCGCCGACCTGTACCGGCCGGGCGTCCTCGCGGATCTGAGCCCGGCGCGACCCGCTCCCGTCCCGGTGGTCCCGGCCGTGCCCGGCCAGACGGGGCACCTGGCCCGGGTGGTGGCCAGCTCCAGCGACCGGGTCGGCTGGCTGCGGGCGCGCAGCCGCGGCATCACCGCCACCGACGTCGCCAAGCTGTCGAGCCCGCGCTCGATCCGCGCCGCCGCCCACGACAAGCTCCACGGCACGGGCTTCAGCGGGAACGTCTTCACGCAGCACGGCCGTTCCCGGGAACCCGAGATCGCCGCGTGGGTCGCTGCGACGCACGGCATCGAGCCCTCCGACCTCCTGTTCCACGCCGAGCGCGACCGTCGCCATCTCGCCACGCCGGACGGCCTGATCGCCCGGACCGGCGGCCGGATCGAGCTGGCCGAGATCAAGACGACGAACAAGCCGTTCCGCAGCATCCCCCGGCCCTACCTCCGTCAGATCTGGTGGCAGCAGTACGTGCTCGGGGCCGAGCGCACGCTCTTCGTGTGGGAGCAGCACGACGGCTTCGTCCCGCTCCGCGACGAGCCGGAGTGCCGCTGGGTCGACCGCGACGATGCCGAGATCGCGAAGCTGGTCGCCCTCGCAGCCGACCTCATCGAGGTCCTGCGTCAGGCGACCTCTGCTCCGGCGCCGACGCCGGTGCCCGTCGCGGCCGACGGCGCCAGGTCCGCCGCGTCCGCTGCGTCCTCCACCCCGACGGGGATGCGGGTCAGCGCCACCGCGTAG
- a CDS encoding Gfo/Idh/MocA family protein has product MTDALSTLPLPRHPDPADAPPLRWGVLGPGAIAADFTDSLHRHTRQRVVAAGSRSAERAQAFADAHGVDRSYSSYEELVADPDVEVVYIATPHSEHLEHALLAIAAGKHVLIEKPMAVTAGQAGRIVAAAREAGVFAMEAMWTRYLPQTDIVRQLLEDGALGDVRVVTADFGGRAAFDPSSRLWNPALAGGALLDLGVYTVSWASFALGAPAGIIASGTLAETGVDEQAALVLSSAGGGQALLSTTLLAETPSLATISGSAGRVETDSPFWGPSGLRVFRGDGTLAAHWRDPYGRPHRDGMSYEAAALARFVAEGRTESPLHPLAEAVDTLATIDEARRQLGATRVE; this is encoded by the coding sequence ATGACCGACGCCCTGTCAACGCTTCCGCTGCCGCGGCACCCCGATCCCGCCGACGCCCCTCCGCTGCGGTGGGGCGTGCTCGGCCCCGGCGCGATCGCCGCCGACTTCACCGACTCGCTGCACCGGCACACCCGCCAGCGGGTGGTGGCCGCGGGGTCGCGCTCGGCGGAGCGGGCGCAGGCGTTCGCCGACGCACACGGTGTCGACCGGTCGTACAGCTCGTACGAGGAGCTCGTGGCCGATCCCGACGTCGAGGTCGTCTACATCGCCACACCGCACAGCGAGCACCTCGAGCACGCTCTGCTCGCGATCGCGGCGGGCAAGCACGTCCTGATCGAGAAGCCGATGGCCGTCACCGCCGGCCAGGCCGGACGGATCGTCGCGGCGGCACGCGAGGCGGGTGTGTTCGCGATGGAGGCGATGTGGACGCGCTACCTGCCGCAGACCGACATCGTGCGTCAGCTGCTGGAGGACGGCGCCCTCGGCGACGTCCGGGTCGTCACAGCGGACTTCGGCGGCCGGGCCGCATTCGATCCGTCGAGCCGGCTGTGGAATCCCGCTCTGGCGGGCGGGGCGCTGCTCGACCTCGGCGTGTACACGGTGTCGTGGGCCTCGTTCGCACTCGGCGCCCCCGCGGGGATCATCGCGTCCGGCACCCTCGCCGAGACCGGGGTGGACGAGCAGGCCGCTCTGGTGCTGTCGTCCGCCGGCGGCGGCCAGGCGCTGCTGAGCACCACCCTGCTGGCGGAAACGCCGTCGCTCGCGACCATCAGCGGCAGCGCGGGCCGTGTCGAGACGGACAGCCCGTTCTGGGGCCCCAGCGGCCTGCGGGTGTTCCGCGGCGACGGCACCCTGGCCGCCCACTGGCGCGACCCGTACGGCCGCCCCCACCGCGACGGCATGTCGTACGAGGCCGCTGCGCTCGCCCGGTTCGTCGCCGAGGGACGGACGGAGTCCCCGCTCCATCCGCTCGCCGAGGCGGTCGACACGCTGGCGACGATCGACGAAGCGCGGAGGCAACTCGGGGCGACGCGCGTGGAGTGA
- a CDS encoding ThuA domain-containing protein, translated as MTMTLRVTVWNEGVHEATQPEIAAIYPHGIHGAIAEGLSELLGDEVAVRTATLDDPEHGLGEQALAETDVLLWWGHIAHDRVSDEVVERVRQHVLGGMGLIVLHSGHFSKIFIRMLGTTCSLRWRNPEGGERELVWNVNPTHPIAAGVEQPIVIDAQEMYGEFFDIPTPDDLVFISSFTGGEVFRSGVTFTRGRGKIFYFSPGDQEYPVYFHPQVRRVLANGVRWAAPVTGVRRAPEVSNPQPV; from the coding sequence ATGACCATGACACTGCGCGTCACCGTCTGGAACGAGGGCGTCCATGAGGCGACCCAGCCCGAGATCGCCGCGATCTACCCGCACGGCATCCACGGGGCCATCGCGGAGGGGTTGTCGGAGCTGCTCGGCGACGAGGTCGCCGTCCGCACTGCCACCCTCGACGATCCCGAGCACGGGCTCGGCGAGCAGGCGCTCGCGGAGACCGACGTGCTGCTGTGGTGGGGCCACATCGCGCACGACCGCGTCTCGGACGAGGTCGTGGAGCGCGTCCGGCAGCACGTCCTCGGCGGGATGGGGCTCATCGTCCTCCACTCCGGCCACTTCTCGAAGATCTTCATCCGGATGCTCGGGACGACCTGCTCCCTGCGCTGGCGCAACCCCGAGGGCGGCGAGCGCGAGCTCGTCTGGAACGTCAACCCGACGCATCCCATCGCCGCCGGCGTCGAGCAGCCGATCGTGATCGACGCGCAGGAGATGTACGGGGAGTTCTTCGACATCCCCACGCCCGACGATCTGGTGTTCATCAGCTCCTTCACCGGCGGGGAGGTGTTCCGCTCCGGCGTGACCTTCACGCGCGGTCGCGGCAAGATCTTCTACTTCAGCCCCGGCGACCAGGAGTACCCGGTGTACTTCCATCCGCAGGTGCGCCGCGTGCTCGCCAACGGCGTGCGGTGGGCGGCGCCGGTGACGGGGGTACGCCGGGCGCCCGAGGTGTCGAACCCGCAGCCGGTCTAG
- a CDS encoding Gfo/Idh/MocA family protein has protein sequence MSTQSEPLDRPLRAGVVGLGWAGQQHMAAYSALPGVELVAIAGMEDGPRAELGEQYGITRLHRDWQDLVAEGDLDVVSVAVPTFLHAPIAVGALDAGIHVLSEKPIARTAAEAQTMVDAAHRAGRVLEVAFNHRRRGDIEALKAAIDDGKIGRPYHARATWLRRAGIPALGSWFTNREMAGGGPLIDIGVHVLDYALHLFGEPRVVAVSAVTHSELGVRGRGGAAASKQHVGSEYEVEDLASLLLRLEGGGSIVIETSWAAYRPAGDEFGITLYGTEGGADLRVVDYAPSGELTIFTGDGEQSEDISVTADPGRGHLAVVETFLEHVADPANWSNWDGSLALDRARVIDAAYESARIGAEVRLAPATGAATASADTALTKGA, from the coding sequence GTGAGCACCCAGAGCGAACCCCTCGACCGCCCCCTCCGCGCCGGAGTGGTCGGCCTCGGCTGGGCCGGACAGCAGCACATGGCGGCCTACTCGGCCCTTCCCGGCGTGGAGCTGGTCGCCATCGCCGGAATGGAGGACGGCCCGCGCGCCGAACTCGGCGAGCAGTACGGCATCACGCGCCTGCACCGCGATTGGCAGGACCTGGTGGCCGAGGGCGACCTCGACGTCGTCAGCGTCGCCGTCCCCACCTTCCTGCACGCGCCGATCGCCGTCGGGGCGCTCGACGCGGGCATCCACGTGCTCAGCGAGAAGCCGATCGCCCGCACCGCGGCCGAGGCGCAGACCATGGTGGATGCGGCCCATCGTGCCGGCCGTGTGCTGGAGGTGGCGTTCAACCACCGCCGCCGCGGAGACATCGAGGCCCTCAAGGCCGCGATCGACGACGGCAAGATCGGCCGGCCGTATCACGCGCGCGCGACCTGGCTGCGACGAGCCGGCATCCCGGCGCTCGGAAGCTGGTTCACCAACCGCGAGATGGCCGGCGGCGGCCCCCTGATCGACATCGGCGTGCACGTGCTCGACTACGCCCTCCACCTGTTCGGCGAGCCGCGCGTCGTCGCCGTCTCGGCCGTCACCCACTCCGAACTCGGCGTCCGCGGCCGGGGCGGCGCCGCCGCCTCCAAACAGCACGTCGGCTCGGAGTACGAGGTCGAGGACCTGGCCAGCCTGCTCCTCCGGCTCGAGGGCGGCGGCTCGATCGTCATCGAGACCAGCTGGGCGGCGTACCGTCCGGCCGGCGATGAGTTCGGCATCACGCTGTACGGCACGGAAGGCGGCGCGGACCTGCGCGTCGTCGACTACGCCCCGTCCGGCGAGCTGACCATCTTCACCGGCGACGGCGAGCAGAGCGAGGACATCAGCGTCACCGCCGATCCCGGCCGCGGTCACCTGGCGGTGGTCGAGACCTTCCTCGAGCACGTCGCCGACCCGGCGAACTGGTCGAACTGGGACGGCTCGCTCGCCCTCGACCGCGCGCGCGTCATCGACGCCGCCTACGAGTCGGCCCGCATCGGCGCGGAGGTACGGCTCGCTCCGGCGACCGGCGCCGCGACCGCCTCGGCCGACACCGCCCTGACGAAAGGAGCATGA
- a CDS encoding ROK family transcriptional regulator yields MTDSARDSVLVAADAAELLAILRDGIPRTRAQLAELTGMARSTIASRIDTLTAAGLVAPAGDDVSSGGRPPSRIRFNPESRVVVAIDLGATHGVVALADLAGNITASESRRLDIADGPQPVLDWAMETASELYVASGRQPEELIGVGVGVPGPVEHSTGLPVNPPIMPGWDRFDIPAYIRRVFDVPVLVDNDVNLLALGEQALMWPDETDLLFIKVATGVGAGIISGGRLQRGALGSAGDLGHVRVPFGSDTPSHGEQDADLESLVSGPAIARALSEAGLPAETSDDVVALARTGNPAVQNAIRQAGRDLGAVVATCVNLLNPSMIVVGGSLSRVGEQLLAGMREVVYQRSTPLATQHLTITQSRSGETGGAIGAAIMVIQRALDPDAGTPRSLFR; encoded by the coding sequence ATGACCGACAGCGCGCGAGACTCGGTGCTCGTCGCCGCAGACGCCGCGGAGCTGCTGGCGATCCTGCGCGATGGCATCCCCCGGACGCGCGCGCAGCTCGCCGAGCTGACCGGGATGGCGCGGTCGACCATCGCCTCCCGGATCGACACCCTCACCGCGGCGGGCCTCGTCGCCCCGGCGGGCGACGACGTCTCGTCCGGCGGCCGGCCGCCGTCGCGCATCCGGTTCAACCCGGAGTCGCGCGTGGTCGTCGCGATCGATCTCGGCGCGACGCACGGGGTCGTCGCCCTCGCCGATCTCGCCGGCAACATCACGGCGAGCGAGTCACGCCGGCTCGACATCGCCGACGGCCCGCAACCGGTGCTCGACTGGGCGATGGAGACGGCGTCCGAGCTCTATGTGGCCAGCGGGCGTCAGCCGGAGGAGCTGATCGGCGTCGGCGTCGGCGTGCCCGGCCCGGTCGAGCACTCGACGGGCCTGCCGGTGAACCCGCCCATCATGCCCGGCTGGGACCGCTTCGACATCCCCGCGTACATCCGTCGCGTCTTCGACGTGCCCGTGCTCGTCGACAACGACGTCAACCTCCTCGCCCTGGGCGAGCAGGCCCTGATGTGGCCGGACGAGACCGACCTCCTGTTCATCAAGGTCGCCACCGGCGTCGGTGCCGGGATCATCAGCGGCGGGCGCCTGCAGCGTGGGGCGCTCGGATCGGCCGGCGACCTCGGGCACGTCCGGGTGCCGTTCGGCAGCGACACCCCCAGCCACGGAGAGCAGGATGCGGACCTCGAGTCGCTGGTGAGCGGTCCTGCGATCGCACGGGCGCTCTCCGAGGCCGGTCTGCCCGCGGAGACCAGCGACGACGTCGTCGCCCTGGCGCGCACCGGCAACCCGGCCGTCCAGAACGCGATCCGCCAGGCCGGACGCGACCTGGGCGCGGTCGTCGCCACGTGCGTCAACCTGCTCAACCCGTCGATGATCGTCGTCGGCGGCAGTCTCTCCCGCGTCGGCGAGCAGCTCCTCGCCGGGATGCGCGAGGTCGTCTACCAGCGGTCCACCCCGCTGGCGACGCAGCATCTGACCATCACCCAGTCGCGCTCCGGCGAGACCGGCGGCGCGATCGGAGCGGCCATCATGGTCATCCAGCGCGCGCTCGATCCCGACGCGGGCACACCGCGCTCCCTCTTCCGCTGA
- a CDS encoding sugar phosphate isomerase/epimerase, whose amino-acid sequence MQLYTVRELLTEDTVGTLKRIADIGFTQVEPFAFLTFGDALREGLAEAGLSAPTTHQGFIGGDLDEVFGAAKELGVETVIDPFVAPERWQTAADVAQIAEQLNAAAEVAARHGVRVGYHNHAHELENRIEGVTALEFFAGKLAPEVVLEVDTYWVAVGGVDPVALLPTLGDRVVALHIKDGPGTTETKDQVAVGQGSLPIEQIIAAAPDALRVIELDDSRGDRFQAVADSFAFLTAKGLA is encoded by the coding sequence GTGCAGCTGTACACGGTCCGGGAGCTCCTGACCGAGGACACGGTCGGTACCCTCAAGCGGATCGCCGACATCGGGTTCACGCAGGTCGAGCCCTTCGCGTTCCTCACCTTCGGTGACGCGCTCCGCGAGGGGCTGGCCGAGGCCGGCCTGTCCGCTCCGACCACCCACCAGGGCTTCATCGGCGGCGACCTCGACGAGGTGTTCGGCGCCGCGAAGGAGCTGGGCGTCGAGACGGTGATCGATCCGTTCGTCGCACCGGAGCGCTGGCAGACCGCCGCCGACGTTGCGCAGATCGCCGAGCAGCTCAACGCCGCCGCCGAGGTCGCCGCACGCCACGGCGTGCGCGTCGGGTACCACAACCACGCGCACGAGCTCGAGAACAGGATCGAGGGTGTGACCGCGCTGGAGTTCTTCGCCGGCAAGCTCGCCCCGGAGGTCGTGCTCGAGGTCGACACCTACTGGGTGGCCGTCGGCGGCGTCGACCCCGTCGCGCTCCTCCCCACCCTCGGCGACCGTGTCGTCGCCCTCCACATCAAGGACGGCCCGGGCACCACCGAGACGAAGGACCAGGTCGCCGTCGGCCAGGGCTCGCTCCCGATCGAGCAGATCATCGCCGCCGCGCCCGACGCGCTCCGCGTCATCGAGCTCGACGACTCCCGCGGAGACCGCTTCCAGGCCGTCGCGGACAGCTTCGCCTTCCTGACCGCCAAGGGTCTCGCATGA